One stretch of Aquimarina sp. Aq107 DNA includes these proteins:
- the topA gene encoding type I DNA topoisomerase: MAKNLVIVESPAKAKTIEKFLGKDYKVASSFGHIADLPAKELGVDVEEGFKPKYIVSKDKKDVVKKLKDLSKKAEMVWLASDEDREGEAIAWHLAEELNLDKERTRRIVFHEITKKAILKAIENPRSIDYNLVNAQQARRVLDRLVGYELSPVLWRKVKGGLSAGRVQSVSVRLIVERERDILGFTPIASYRIDAEFSNEKGKSFKAKLPKNFKTKVEAEAFLQKNLGAGFQVADLTTKPAKKSPAPPFTTSTLQQEASRKLYFSVSKTMTMAQRLYEAGLITYMRTDSVNLSTEAQNSAKAEIISAYGDEYSNPKQYKGKSKGAQEAHEAIRPTDFARHTVPVDHDQQRLYELIWKRAIASQMSDAKLERTNVKIGSNSHKEQFVANGEVIKFEGFLKVYLEGNDDEDEEQSGILPAMKVGESLFNNFVTATERFTRPPSRYSEAALVKKLEELGIGRPSTYAPTISTIQNRNYIEKGSKEGEERGYVQITLSGDAIKEKNLKEKVGSDKGKLIPTDVGMVVNDFLVNHFSSILDYNFTAKVEQDFDEIAEGQEDWTHVMKEFYDEFHPRVEDVAQNAEREVGERILGEDPESGKPVSVRLGKFGPMVQIGTAEDEDKPRFASLAPGQTLSSVTFEEAMDLFQLPKELGDYKGETVTVNNGRFGPYVKFGAKFVSLDKGEDPLSTSLDRAIELIDAKEKADAPIYTYEDLPVQKGTGRFGPFIKWKGMFINVNKKYDFDNLSDEDIIQLIEEKKQKEIDKVIHNWEEEGIRVEKARWGRSNIIKGKTKIELPKTVDATKLTLEKVKDLIEKNAPKKKTAKKKTTKKTTKKK, encoded by the coding sequence ATGGCTAAGAATTTAGTGATTGTGGAGTCACCAGCTAAGGCAAAGACGATAGAAAAGTTTCTAGGAAAAGACTATAAAGTAGCTTCTAGTTTCGGACATATTGCTGATTTGCCGGCAAAAGAACTTGGAGTAGATGTAGAAGAAGGTTTTAAGCCGAAGTATATTGTCTCCAAGGATAAGAAAGATGTAGTTAAGAAATTAAAGGATCTTTCTAAAAAAGCAGAGATGGTTTGGTTGGCGAGTGATGAAGATCGAGAAGGAGAGGCTATTGCTTGGCACTTAGCAGAGGAGTTGAATTTGGATAAAGAGAGAACCCGTCGTATTGTTTTTCACGAAATTACTAAGAAAGCTATACTTAAAGCAATAGAGAATCCAAGAAGTATAGATTATAACCTGGTAAATGCACAGCAAGCTAGGAGAGTGTTGGATAGGTTAGTAGGATATGAGTTATCTCCTGTATTATGGAGAAAAGTAAAGGGAGGGTTGTCTGCTGGTAGAGTACAATCTGTATCTGTTCGCTTAATTGTAGAAAGAGAACGAGATATACTTGGTTTTACACCTATAGCTTCTTATCGTATTGATGCAGAGTTTTCTAATGAAAAAGGAAAATCTTTTAAAGCAAAATTACCTAAGAATTTTAAAACAAAAGTTGAAGCTGAAGCATTTTTACAAAAAAATCTTGGAGCAGGATTTCAGGTTGCAGATCTTACTACAAAACCGGCAAAAAAATCTCCGGCTCCTCCATTTACAACATCTACACTACAACAAGAGGCTTCGAGAAAACTATATTTTTCTGTTAGTAAGACAATGACTATGGCGCAACGTCTGTATGAAGCAGGATTGATTACATATATGAGGACAGATAGTGTTAACTTATCTACTGAAGCCCAAAATAGTGCAAAAGCAGAAATTATTTCTGCATACGGAGATGAATATAGTAATCCTAAACAATATAAAGGTAAATCAAAAGGGGCTCAAGAAGCTCACGAAGCGATAAGACCTACAGATTTTGCTAGGCATACCGTTCCTGTTGATCATGATCAACAACGCTTGTATGAATTAATTTGGAAAAGAGCGATCGCTTCGCAGATGAGTGATGCTAAATTAGAACGAACCAATGTTAAGATAGGTTCTAATTCTCATAAGGAACAATTTGTTGCTAATGGGGAGGTTATAAAATTTGAAGGTTTTCTGAAAGTTTATTTAGAAGGTAATGATGATGAGGATGAAGAACAAAGTGGAATCCTTCCTGCAATGAAAGTTGGGGAGAGCTTGTTTAATAATTTTGTTACAGCTACAGAAAGATTTACTAGACCGCCAAGCAGATATTCAGAAGCAGCTTTGGTTAAAAAATTAGAAGAATTAGGTATTGGTCGTCCGTCTACATATGCACCAACAATTTCTACTATTCAAAATAGAAACTATATTGAAAAAGGTTCTAAAGAAGGAGAAGAACGAGGGTATGTTCAGATTACGCTTTCTGGAGATGCAATTAAAGAAAAAAATCTAAAGGAAAAAGTTGGTAGTGATAAAGGGAAGTTAATTCCTACTGATGTAGGTATGGTAGTTAATGACTTTTTAGTAAATCATTTTTCCTCTATTTTAGATTATAATTTTACTGCAAAAGTAGAACAGGACTTTGATGAAATTGCTGAAGGTCAGGAGGACTGGACACATGTAATGAAGGAGTTTTATGATGAGTTTCATCCTAGAGTAGAGGATGTTGCTCAGAATGCAGAACGTGAGGTAGGAGAAAGAATTTTGGGAGAAGATCCAGAATCAGGAAAACCAGTAAGTGTTCGTTTAGGTAAATTTGGCCCAATGGTTCAGATTGGTACTGCAGAAGATGAGGATAAACCTAGGTTTGCTAGTTTGGCTCCAGGACAAACATTAAGTAGTGTTACTTTTGAAGAAGCAATGGATTTATTTCAATTGCCAAAGGAACTTGGAGATTATAAGGGAGAAACAGTTACTGTTAATAATGGGCGTTTTGGACCTTATGTGAAATTTGGAGCTAAGTTTGTTTCTTTAGATAAGGGAGAAGATCCGTTAAGTACTTCTTTAGATAGAGCAATAGAGCTTATTGATGCAAAAGAGAAAGCAGATGCTCCTATATACACCTATGAAGATTTACCAGTACAGAAAGGTACAGGTAGATTTGGTCCATTTATTAAATGGAAAGGTATGTTTATTAATGTGAATAAAAAATATGACTTTGATAATCTTTCTGATGAAGATATAATCCAACTTATTGAAGAAAAGAAACAGAAAGAAATAGATAAAGTAATTCATAATTGGGAAGAAGAAGGTATCAGGGTTGAGAAAGCCAGATGGGGACGAAGTAATATCATAAAAGGTAAAACTAAAATTGAATTACCTAAAACCGTGGATGCTACTAAGCTTACTTTAGAGAAAGTGAAAGATCTTATCGAAAAGAATGCTCCTAAGAAAAAGACAGCAAAGAAAAAAACTACAAAAAAGACTACTAAAAAGAAATAA
- a CDS encoding formimidoylglutamase, producing MSLEFLSPVSEIVAAHVALLPDQALGKEIKIHTSEYGVPELDKVNIAIIGVRENRNDINFLGEDLYFDTIRKSLYDLFPGNWDTSIVDLGDIIPGEEVSDTYFLMKDVLSTLLQKNITPLIIGGSQDLVYGQYRAFDILERMVNLVNVDSRFDLGNTSQPIKNNSFVGKIIVEQPYNLFNYSNIGYQTYFNSQEEIDLIEKLYFDAYRLGEVTHDVTIVEPIMRDADIVAVDLGAMSSTCLDYKYASPNGFNGREICAIARYAGISDKVKSFGVYEFKNFKHEETTALLIAQILWYFIEGVNYRSNELDIKNQAGTLHYNVPIEDEVLSFYKSPKTERWWIEIPFISSGNNKLKRHTLLPCTYNDYERACNQEIPERWYKAKRKNEV from the coding sequence ATGTCGTTAGAATTCCTTTCGCCAGTTAGCGAAATAGTAGCTGCGCATGTTGCTTTACTTCCAGATCAAGCACTTGGAAAAGAAATTAAGATTCATACCTCTGAGTATGGAGTGCCAGAATTAGATAAAGTAAACATCGCTATAATTGGTGTTAGAGAAAATAGGAATGATATTAATTTTTTAGGAGAGGATCTTTATTTTGATACCATTCGTAAATCTTTGTATGATCTTTTTCCAGGTAACTGGGATACTTCTATTGTAGATCTTGGAGATATTATTCCTGGGGAAGAGGTTAGTGATACCTATTTTTTAATGAAAGATGTTCTTTCAACGCTACTTCAAAAAAACATTACGCCTTTGATTATTGGAGGAAGTCAAGATTTGGTGTATGGACAATATCGTGCTTTCGATATTTTAGAAAGGATGGTTAACTTAGTAAACGTAGATAGTAGATTTGATTTAGGAAATACTTCTCAACCTATAAAAAATAATTCTTTCGTTGGTAAAATTATTGTAGAGCAACCATATAATCTTTTTAATTACAGTAATATTGGGTATCAAACTTATTTTAATTCTCAAGAAGAGATAGATCTTATTGAAAAGCTATATTTTGATGCCTATCGATTAGGAGAGGTTACTCACGATGTTACTATTGTTGAACCGATTATGAGAGACGCTGATATTGTGGCTGTTGATCTCGGCGCGATGAGCTCTACCTGTCTTGATTATAAATACGCCTCTCCAAATGGATTTAATGGAAGAGAGATTTGTGCTATTGCAAGATATGCAGGTATTAGTGATAAAGTAAAAAGTTTTGGAGTGTATGAATTTAAAAATTTTAAACACGAAGAAACCACAGCATTATTAATTGCTCAAATATTATGGTATTTTATTGAAGGAGTTAATTACAGATCTAATGAATTGGATATCAAGAATCAAGCAGGAACACTTCATTATAATGTGCCAATAGAAGACGAGGTTCTTTCATTTTATAAGAGTCCTAAAACAGAAAGATGGTGGATAGAAATACCATTTATTTCATCTGGAAATAATAAATTGAA